The Bradyrhizobium sp. CCBAU 051011 DNA segment GCCATTCGTCAAAGCCGGACGCGACCAGCGCGCCGTTGACGATCGCCCACAGTGCGAGGCCGGCAAGCGCCAGCACGGGCTTCTCCCGTGAACGATCCGACAAAGCGAATACGTAAGAAGCAAACAGGTAGCCGGAATAGAAATAGACGAAGCGCCCGCAAAATTCGTCAATCACGGTCCAGCCGGTCGCGACATGCGCCGTCTCCAGCGCCGCGGCCACGATCCAGATCGCGGCCGACGGCAACTTGCGTGACAGTTTTGTGACGACGAAGAACACCGGCAGCAGATAAATGAACCAGAGCGTGCCGAACGGCTCGATGAAGGTTTGCAGATACAGCATGCCGACATGCTGCCAGCCGCCTTCCGCGGCAAAGCCCGGCGCCTTGAAGCCGAACTGGATCGCCACCCACAGCAGATAGAAATAGGCAAAGTGCACGACCTTGCGGTCGAGATAGGTGCGCCAGTTGCGATCGATCACGACTGCCAGGAACAGGCCCGAAATCAGGAAGAAATCCGGCATCCGGAACGGTTTTGCGAACATCACGAAGGCATGCATGAAACCGGTCTGATCGGCCGCCTTTTCCACGCCCAGCACCGAATGCATCATCACGACCATGACGATGCAGATGCCCTTGGCATAGTCCACCCAGTCGATGCGTGGGGAAGCGGATGTGCCGTTTGAAGTCATCAGTGTCCCTTTTCGGCGCGAGGCGGCCGCATCTTCGGCCCGATCCGTTGCTTTCTCCTTTATTCATTCAAATGACATGCCGGAATCGCGCGCTTTTCCGGTTTTCCCTTTTGCTGAAAAATGTTCTAAGACGCCGGCAAACTCGC contains these protein-coding regions:
- a CDS encoding acyltransferase family protein, whose protein sequence is MTSNGTSASPRIDWVDYAKGICIVMVVMMHSVLGVEKAADQTGFMHAFVMFAKPFRMPDFFLISGLFLAVVIDRNWRTYLDRKVVHFAYFYLLWVAIQFGFKAPGFAAEGGWQHVGMLYLQTFIEPFGTLWFIYLLPVFFVVTKLSRKLPSAAIWIVAAALETAHVATGWTVIDEFCGRFVYFYSGYLFASYVFALSDRSREKPVLALAGLALWAIVNGALVASGFDEWPLVSLALGFAGAGAIIVMGTLLARMQWLNFLRYCGEHSIVIYLAFFLPMAVTRTLLLKTSLIADIGTVSLIVTVAGVAGAVLIWRLALAVRANFLFERPAAFWIAPKKARPALQPAE